From the genome of Acomys russatus chromosome 27, mAcoRus1.1, whole genome shotgun sequence, one region includes:
- the Ing2 gene encoding inhibitor of growth protein 2: MQRNVSVLRELDNKYQETLKEIDDVYEKYKKEDDSNQKKRLQQLLQRALINSQELGDEKIQIVTQMLELVENRARQMELHSQCFQDPTESERASDKVKMDSSQPERSRRPRRQRTSESRDLCHMTNGIEDCDDQPPKEKKSKSSKKKKRSKAKQEREASPVEFAIDPNEPTYCLCNQVSYGEMIGCDNEQCPIEWFHFSCVSLTYKPKGKWYCPKCRGDNEKTMDKSTEKTKKERRAR; this comes from the exons ATGCAGAGGAACGTGTCGGTGCTGCGTGAACTGGACAACAAATACCAAG AAACCTTAAAGGAAATTGATGATGTCTATGAGAAATATAAGAAAGAAGATGATTCAAATCAGAAAAAACGCCTACAGCAGCTTCTCCAGCGAGCATTAATCAATAGCCAAGAATTGGGAGATGAAAAAATTCAGATTGTCACACAAATGCTTGAACTGGTGGAAAATCGGGCAAGACAAATGGAGCTACATTCACAGTGTTTCCAAGATCCCACTGAAAGCGAACGAGCCTCAGACAAAGTGAAGATGGATTCTAGTCAGCCTGAAAGATCTAGAAGACCTCGAAGGCAGCGGACCAGTGAGAGCCGCGATTTATGCCACATGACAAATGGGATCGAAGACTGTGATGATcagcccccaaaagaaaagaaatccaagtcCTCTAAGAAGAAGAAGCGCTCCAAGGCCAAGCAGGAGAGGGAGGCCTCGCCTGTTGAGTTTGCAATAGATCCCAACGAGCCTACCTACTGCCTATGTAACCAGGTGTCCTACGGGGAGATGATAGGCTGTGACAATGAGCAGTGTCCCATTGAATGGTTTCACTTCTCATGCGTTTCACTCACCTACAAACCAAAGGGGAAATGGTATTGCCCAAAGTGCAGGGGGGACAATGAGAAAACTATGGACAAAAGtactgaaaagacaaaaaaggagagaagagcgAGGTAG